Genomic window (Eublepharis macularius isolate TG4126 chromosome 6, MPM_Emac_v1.0, whole genome shotgun sequence):
CTGCTATGTGTCCAGTCTCAATTAGCACCAGATATTTCTCCAGACACAACTGAGGGATAAATGCCTCCTAAAAACCTTCTTAGGATAGCGCTTGAGAAAGAACAAAGGACCAGCCAGAGAGGTGGAAGAAAGTTATCTTAAATAAACGGTTGAGAAGTCAGGGGAGATTCATGCAATTTGCAAGGGGAGATTGCAAAACTGCTAAGTCCCAGATAAGGCGCACGAAGTTGAGGGCATTGCTTTGCCTTTCAGTGGCCTGCTCTATGTTGTGCTGGTAACTgatgccacctcccctcacctCCCAATATCCCTTGAACGCTCGCTGATCAGTCACCACAATGCTTCACTGTCCATTGGAAAGAGAGCATAGAACACTCAAGCAACGTGGAAAACTGCTGTCAACTCCAAATCCTTTCTGAGATCTTCAAATCTGATCCTTGGAGGCACAGTTGCCATTTCAATAGAAGAACTTCAGTGCAGAAATTTGGGCCTGGAGCTCTCACTTTAAGTGAGGCCTGATTCGCACATACACGCGGGCCACCTGAAAAGCAACTGTGCAGTAGTTTCTCCATGTGGCAATGATACAACCTATTATAGTAATCAAAGCATGGATAactgtgacaacatcacttcgtTTAGAGGAAGAGGCTGTAGTTGCCATAATAACTAAAGTTAGGAACGGCTGAGGAAGAATCCTCTGCAGCTCTGCTTCGACTTTAAAGAAGAGCCTAAAGACAAAGAGTGCCTGACAGTCCTTTCCTACTCACTGAGGGGGAAAACGTGTGAAAAGCCCACAGCCAGTCCTACCACCTCTGTGCCCCAACATACCGAAAGCTGCAAAGACAACCAAGCGGTTTTCCCGGGGATTGATGCGTTGATCGTAGGGCCGATTGCCATATATGTGGGCAGCGCTGTTCACCAGCCACGTGCCGTTAAGGATGATGGCGTAGCGGAGGATGGCGGCCACCAAGAAGCTGTTCCAAAAGGTTTCTCCCCAGAAGTACCAAGGCACAAAGGTAGGCAGAAAGAAGCACAGAATCACTAATGAAATCTTGTAATACCTGTCAGAAAAGGAGGATAAGTTGCAGTGCAGCATATGTTGGGGAGATGGGGGGGGAGATCACAGTAGAATTCTCAAGGTTCGAAATCCAAACATTTTCAGTTTTACCGCTGAATTCAGCGCATGATAGATAGATATGTATTTGCATAAATGCACAAACTTCAGTATGTTTTAGCCCTAAACCAAGGATGAGGAAGTTCAAACTACTGTTTTAGACTATTCAAAACTGGAATCTATAGATCTTGAATTATGAACACTTAGCAGATTTTGAATGTACATGAAATGTCACACATTCCTTGTCGCCTCCCCCCACCGCCACTCCTTTTGCTCACCTTCTCTGGAACATCACAACTTTGTCTGCCTCCAGGTCAGACAGGTCCAATTTCTTGCCCTTCTCGATGACGTCTGGGTGTTTGCGTACCAGCAGCCAGCCGACATGGGAGAAGAAAAAGCCCCGACTTGCATTGTGGGGATCTGCGTCCGTTTCGGAGAATTTGTGGTGGGCACGGTGGTCTCTGGACCACTCATAAATATCATTCTAGATGAAATACAGCCACATGGCCAAATATATTAATGATGTTATGTGCTGCACAACTTGTCCTTGTCTAGCACACTATTATATCCTTCCCCGGTCTCAAAGTCGATGACAATACTTCCTTATCCTGCATCCTTGATAAAAGCCCTATTCCCAGTTAACAAAGGGGGAACTGAGGCCGACGTGGAGAGTGAAAAGCTCAGGTCAGTCCAAGGACTCCCTGATAATCTGGGACTTGAACCCAGCTCTTCCACACCCTGCTGCATATGCAAGGGAGCAAACCAAATTGTTACCAAGAGCCATTAGGGGGCAGAACATTTCCTGTTATATGCTTTCAATGAAATTGAATATGGAATTTGGTCACAACGCCCTTCTTCCGTATGCCATTCTCACCTGAAAAGCCATGGAGTTGGCAATAGCCAAGCCAATCCGGAGAGGCAAGCTGGCTTTGTAAGACCGATGACTCCAAAGACGGTGTGCTCCAGCTGTGATTCCCAAGCCGCTTATGATGAGGTACACAAATCCTTCAACAAGTAAAGAGTCAAGAGGAAGTCAGTTTGGTTGAGCTTAACAGAACTCTTCATTGGGCTGGACGTGACAAACTTCCACTAAACAGCTGCTCATTGAAAGAGTGCAGTGGAAGGGCCTGTGGGGGGAGTTTACAGGAGACAGAAAGCCTTGGCCATCCTTCATAATAAATTGCTATATATCAAACGCCACTAGGCAAAACACGGCTGGTGTGTTAAATCGTTTTATGGAGCCTTCAGAAATGTCTAAGAAAGAACTATCAAGGTGTGCTCTGTGCCTTAACTTTGGAAAAGACATGTTTCGTCCCAACACTTTCGTTGCTTAGGCAAATTAAAAATGCTTCATCCTTCTTCCGTAATATTTTGGAATGTCTATTATCTTTGTGTCCACATAACGCCCATTAATGAATTCCCAGGTCTTTACACAAGACCTTATGGAGGGTGGTTTCAAGTGTGAGGCCACTTCTTGATGTCAAGGCCTTAGCATTCTGTTCCTTTGTCCCTACCAgactttattgttgttgttgttgttattatttattcgatttatattccgcaaGCCCACAGAAAATTGTTCAGATGCAAAGGGGAAGGAAGTATTTTTTAATGGTTCAAAAGACAGTGGAGGGACACCTCATACACTTTTCAACCTATTTAACCGCTCACAACATTTCTCAGAAGGCCCGTTTCCACGTTTGCAGGCTACAATTAATCCCCCCCAAAGATCTCTGAGAACACAAAATCTCACTTAGCTGAACAAAAGGACAGAGCAAAATAATTAGACAATTGTGAAGAGACTGAAAAAGGAACATTAGAGCACTACTTTCTTACCCCACAGCAAGGTGGCGAACTTTGTGGCAGGAATGATGAAAATGGCATACAGGGCAGCTAGGTGGAGTAGTCCCATGAGGATGATGTTCCTCCAGACGTAGACTGTGGCAGGCTTGGGGCCCGTTTTCTCACGATAGGTCTCATCAAAAATGTCATCCGTCATACCTCTCCCAGCTCCCAAATCTTCATACACGGGATGGTCCTTCTCCATGTTGGGACGATCCTTCTCCGTGTTAGCCACCCCATTCTGGGCCACGTGAGGAAAGGCAGTGGAGAAATTTGGGGGGTACTGgcatgaaaaggaaaaggaagaaagacaTGTCAAAGCTCCAGAGAGGATCAAGAATCAGGAGTGGCTTGCTATTCACTCAGCCCTTGTGAACTGGCCCCTGCATGTCGCAACTGCTTCAAGTCATCTCCACACAGGCCTCAGTAAGCAAAGTGAAAGGAAAGAGAGAGTAAAGTATCTTCAAGTAGTGCTGAAGAGTAGCAACTGAGGACTGAGGAATCTAACAGAGGGAGGGAAGCTCAGACCTAAAGCCTTGAAGAGCAACAGATGCAAGTCAGTCCTGTGGggcttgcttctaagtaaacatgcgcTGGAACAGGCTGCAAGTCCCTGAACAAAAGCCCCACGCACCAACTGCAGAAAGAACTAAAGTACTTAAGGCATACGTTTGTACTTTATTtatgtatatcctgcttttctccccaggaaTGTTGTTGTACAGCATGCTGTTGGTTACTTAATGATTGGTGAAATTTAGCTAAGGCGGTCACCCAAGTAAagaaacctttgttttaatcattATTCTAGATTAATTAAACCAAAAACTGATCTCTTGCATGGGTCCAATCAGTCACCAGCAGGGCCACTGAGAGGAATCACAGGTAAAAAAAATTCCAGCATCACCTTGGGGGCCAGGACGGTGAGCAAGTGACGCTGGGGGGGTGACAGCAGCACACTTGTTCTAAGATGTTCTTGTTCTTTATGTATTCTTCCATAGATTCGCAACACAAAGGTAACCAGAAACTAACATGACCCCAAAATTGCCAGGTACACTTGAGCCTTATCTCATAGTGCCAGTGCAAccctagacagagttccacccttctaaacccactgccttcaatggatgtaattctgcttaggattgtgtgcAATTTGGTTCAGTATTCAGTCAAAATTACCAACTTTTACCTGAGGAACAGCAAGCAAACACTGTTTCCCGCctttttaaccagatgggaggggggagtgagtggccaatccttgcagcaactctccttctctggccaatgggattctcaggaaggagagtgccttttttaaaactgcCTGTCAGCcgccattttgctctggcctggagacagAGGGAGATGCAActgctgcctctctgtctctATGGCCTAGGCCTCTGGCTGGCCTGCTTTGAACTGCAACTGCCGCCATTCCTGGAGTGAGAGATTCCTGCTGCTGAGTCCTGCGCTTGGTTGGGGGGACTTCTGAGTCTGCTGCTACACTCGAGGACTGGTTGGACAGTCTTTAGACTCATTGGGGGTTTTCTCTCTTTTGGGTggagggggttggcctggtgtccgGGAGAGAAAGGGGTTGGGCTTTTGTGTACCGGGGGCTTTGATTTCCGGCTTTATATTTGCTTCTTGTCCTtctgaggggagggagggtgttttattctgttttgtgggtaatttgttgtttggagttTTATAATTCCTGTTCATTTATTAAAttcacttcttcctcctcctgtagGTGCTTTCTTTGCTGCAAATTTTTGCTCattgttcttggggggggggggctgtttccccctgttctttctttcttttcttccttcctttcaaatgtgtattccgccctccccgcgagcaggctcagggcggataacaaggtattaaaaatacaattaaaatacaattaaaaattcatgttcatttggTTGGTGATTTCTTTGCTGGCTATGGCCTAACAAAACTTTGATTTTGTTAAGGGGTACAACTGTTACTGATTGTTGCTTTTCTGAGGAGGGGGTGTTTGTTggggtacttctttgttcacataaattacctagtggtgtttgggtgtactttttgaGTATCCTGAGAGGGTTGTGAAATGAAACTTGAGGGCgtatttagaggacagtcaggaatagGTCCCCCGCTTATAAAATGCCTCAGCCTCCTGGATAGCACCCTCAGTTTCCcccatagagaagaatggagattggaggtggctgagggCACTTTTTTAGGGGGtcataaaatcccccccccctcccggagTTCAATCTTAATTAAACTCGGGGTGTAGTTAGAGAACAGTTAGGAAttggtcccctgcaaatttggtgaaattctgtccaaaaatgacccctcccccaggccaccagaaatttccaaattgatttttcccatagaaaacaatggccaaattttaccagcTTTTTTCCTGTGGAAATAATCGAGCCCGAATCAACTGGATTTTTTTCCTATACACATCCCTAGCAACCACTGTAACACCTTCCTATTCAACACACTGCCCCGTTGAGGGCAGCACTCATATCCAATGAAACTCTGCTAGAACTTCCCTCTTGGGTTTGTAATATTCTGCCTtgttagtgttgccagcctccaggtgggacctcccagaattacccctgatctccaggctacagagtttagctaccctggaaaaaaatggctgctttgcagggcagactctatggcaacACATTCCTGCCAAGGTCacaccccaaaccccaggctctaccaccaagtctccaggaatttcctaacttgaagttggcaaccctactgtcaaCATGAATGCTCTGAATCATAccaatttcctgaaaataaaatgaatgtaaaACCTTTTTTAGGCAGAAGAGAAGGCACTCTTACATTAGTCTGAAATGTTCTCTATCTCAAGGAATGCTAATCTTTATACTCTGCCTGATTAAGAGGTTTGATATAATTCAAAAGCTCGCACCTATTACCAgcataaaatataattaatataaatCACACTATCCAGTCAAAGTTAAGCAGTGTCCGTTCCCAGACTGTATTAAGTTTGGAGAGCCAAGGATACACTCAATAGTGGAGATTTAAG
Coding sequences:
- the LOC129332124 gene encoding acyl-CoA desaturase-like isoform X2, producing MPAHLAQGEYPPNFSTAFPHVAQNGVANTEKDRPNMEKDHPVYEDLGAGRGMTDDIFDETYREKTGPKPATVYVWRNIILMGLLHLAALYAIFIIPATKFATLLWGFVYLIISGLGITAGAHRLWSHRSYKASLPLRIGLAIANSMAFQNDIYEWSRDHRAHHKFSETDADPHNASRGFFFSHVGWLLVRKHPDVIEKGKKLDLSDLEADKVVMFQRRYYKISLVILCFFLPTFVPWYFWGETFWNSFLVAAILRYAIILNGTWLVNSAAHIYGNRPYDQRINPRENRLVVFAAFGEGFHNYHHTFPFDYSTSEFGWRWNLTTTFINLMCYLGLASDCKRVDKATVLARKIRTGDGSHKTG
- the LOC129332124 gene encoding acyl-CoA desaturase-like isoform X1 — encoded protein: MPAHLAPETYPPNFSTAFPHVAQNGVANTEKDRPNMEKDHPVYEDLGAGRGMTDDIFDETYREKTGPKPATVYVWRNIILMGLLHLAALYAIFIIPATKFATLLWGFVYLIISGLGITAGAHRLWSHRSYKASLPLRIGLAIANSMAFQNDIYEWSRDHRAHHKFSETDADPHNASRGFFFSHVGWLLVRKHPDVIEKGKKLDLSDLEADKVVMFQRRYYKISLVILCFFLPTFVPWYFWGETFWNSFLVAAILRYAIILNGTWLVNSAAHIYGNRPYDQRINPRENRLVVFAAFGEGFHNYHHTFPFDYSTSEFGWRWNLTTTFINLMCYLGLASDCKRVDKATVLARKIRTGDGSHKTG